DNA sequence from the Nicotiana tomentosiformis chromosome 3, ASM39032v3, whole genome shotgun sequence genome:
aagagaagcagtacaacgatccattgttggtgcaaatGAAAGAgaggattcaaaaacataagactatggccttttctcttggcatggatgatggtacataaaggtaccaagggcgactatgtgttccaaatgtggatggtctccgtgaaagaattatgactgaagctcacacgtCTAGGTATTCAGTGCACCCATGTtttacaaaaatgtatcatgatcttaaggaagtctattggtggaatgatatgaagaggaatgtggcagactttgtggcaagatgtccgaattgtcagcaagtgaaggccgaacaccaaaagcCTGATGGATTGGCACAAAACattgaaattccaatgtggaagtgggaaatgattaatatggactttatggtaggattacctcgtactCCTCTTAATTTTGACTCGATTTAGGTGATTGttgatcgactcacgaaatcaacacacttcttgTCGGTTAAGGCTGCCGATAcaacggaacaatatgctcagttgtatatcaaagaaatagtcaggttgcatggcaccccagtttccatcatttctgatcggggagcacaattcactgctaatttttggatgaaatttcAGCAAGATTTGGGTACTCagatgaatcttagtacagcctttcacccacagactgacgggcaggcagagcgaactattcagatgtttgaggatatgttgtgcgcttgtgttctagacttcaaaggtagctgggatgataatttaccactcatagaatttgcatacaacaatagctatcatgctagcattcagatggcaccgttcgaggctttatatggtaggagatgtagatctcccattgggtggtttgaaattggggaagcagagttgatagggccagacctcgtgcattaggctatggaaaaagttaacatcattaaggagcggttaaagactgctcagagtcgtcagaaatcctattcggatgttcgtcgtagggattttgagttcaaagaagatgCTTGGGTATTCTTCaaaatttcccccatgaagggtgtaatgcgatttggtaagaaagggaaattgagttcgaggtatgttgtaccgtacaaaatcattcaaaggatcagtgaggtggcgtacaagcttgaactaccacctgaaATATCAttggtgcacccggtgtttcatgtgtctatgttgaagaaagcaGTTGGAGAttc
Encoded proteins:
- the LOC138907627 gene encoding uncharacterized protein produces the protein MYHDLKEVYWWNDMKRNVADFVARCPNCQQVKAEHQKPDGLAQNIEIPMWKWEMINMDFMSRQKSYSDVRRRDFEFKEDAWVFFKISPMKGVMRFGKKGKLSSRYVVPYKIIQRISEVAYKLELPPEISLVHPVFHVSMLKKAVGDSTLIVPVETIEINEELTYEEIPVEEATWEAEEEMKKKYPYLFE